A window of the Nitrosopumilus ureiphilus genome harbors these coding sequences:
- a CDS encoding KdsC family phosphatase: protein MTDVDCVLTDCGMYYDKTGDVMKKFHTRDGMGVTLLRKNMIPTIIVTKEKTVMVRKWAKNMKIFRIFDGIQDKEQILIKICNTLNVKPEQIAYIGDDINDIGLLNKVGFSTVPKNAIDEAKKIANYVCKTEGGHGVLREVADLILTTQGLNVNFTKK from the coding sequence TTGACTGATGTTGATTGTGTTTTAACTGATTGTGGAATGTATTACGATAAAACAGGAGATGTTATGAAAAAATTTCATACACGAGATGGAATGGGAGTTACTTTGCTTAGAAAGAATATGATCCCCACCATCATTGTAACTAAAGAAAAAACAGTAATGGTTAGAAAATGGGCAAAAAACATGAAAATTTTTCGAATATTTGATGGAATACAAGACAAAGAACAAATTTTAATAAAAATATGTAATACTTTGAATGTAAAACCTGAACAAATAGCATACATTGGAGATGATATCAATGATATTGGATTATTAAATAAAGTTGGTTTTTCAACAGTACCAAAAAATGCTATTGACGAAGCAAAAAAAATTGCAAACTATGTCTGTAAAACTGAAGGTGGTCATGGAGTATTACGAGAAGTTGCTGATTTAATTCTAACAACACAAGGATTAAATGTAAATTTCACAAAAAAATAA
- a CDS encoding SIS domain-containing protein — MVLDPFKIEILLSTFYLVNRLFNLPTLEKYDTQKMYAVYDRWSEIARESFESEQNMVNFDHINHIVFAGMGGSGTIGDIFSSILSRSKIHVNVVKGYVLPKTADSNTLVVSISVSGNTAETLSVLESAQKINCKTIAFSSGGRILDFCTKNKIQHRVVPQIHSPRASFVSYLYSILKVLHVTLGIKQEDILESIEELEKIGTRINSSNLTDSNMSLNLAKWITGIPMIYYPFGLQSTGIRFKNSLNENAKIHASAEDVIEACHNGVVSWEKKSNFQPILIEGQDDHIKTKERWQILKKLLQQNDIEYKEIISIKGGILSKLVNLIYLLDYTTIYLAIKLNTDPTPVKSIDFIKKNLKIEKI, encoded by the coding sequence TTGGTTTTAGACCCATTCAAGATAGAGATTTTATTGTCAACATTTTATCTAGTTAATAGATTGTTTAATCTTCCCACGCTTGAAAAATATGACACTCAGAAAATGTATGCAGTTTATGATAGATGGTCCGAAATTGCACGAGAGTCCTTTGAGTCTGAACAAAACATGGTTAATTTTGATCATATCAATCACATAGTATTTGCAGGAATGGGCGGTTCTGGTACAATTGGCGATATCTTTTCATCTATTCTGTCAAGATCAAAGATTCATGTGAATGTTGTTAAGGGATATGTTTTACCTAAAACAGCTGATTCAAACACTTTGGTGGTATCAATTAGCGTCTCAGGGAATACTGCTGAGACTTTGTCTGTTTTGGAGTCTGCTCAAAAAATAAATTGTAAAACTATTGCTTTTTCTTCAGGTGGTAGAATATTAGATTTTTGTACAAAAAATAAAATCCAGCACAGAGTTGTTCCTCAAATTCACTCTCCTCGTGCTTCATTTGTTAGTTATTTGTATAGCATATTAAAAGTGCTACATGTCACTCTTGGAATTAAACAGGAGGATATTTTAGAATCAATAGAAGAGTTAGAAAAAATCGGTACAAGAATTAATTCATCAAATCTAACAGATAGTAACATGTCACTTAATTTAGCAAAGTGGATTACAGGCATTCCCATGATTTACTATCCTTTTGGATTGCAATCAACTGGTATCAGGTTTAAGAACTCACTTAATGAAAATGCCAAAATACATGCATCTGCAGAAGACGTAATTGAGGCATGTCATAATGGAGTTGTGTCTTGGGAGAAAAAATCAAACTTTCAACCTATTTTGATTGAGGGTCAAGATGATCATATTAAAACCAAAGAGAGATGGCAAATTCTAAAAAAATTATTGCAGCAAAATGATATTGAGTACAAGGAAATTATTTCAATAAAAGGGGGGATTTTATCAAAATTGGTAAATCTCATTTACTTGTTGGACTACACAACAATTTACCTTGCAATAAAATTGAATACAGATCCAACTCCTGTAAAATCAATTGATTTTATTAAAAAAAACTTAAAGATTGAAAAAATATAG
- a CDS encoding cytidylyltransferase domain-containing protein, which yields MNVDIFIPVRLNSTRLRKKHLEKIGEISIIEHLVNRLKNVKNFRKIIVCTTNNKSDDELVDFLEMKKITYFRGDEKNILKRFVDAAREFDTDIIIDVEGDKLFTEPDLVNKIILEMKSNEYDFIIGSSSSTFDANDHFIHGIIPTGIRVSCIKKIASLVKSEKFETGYKEFFESNSTIKKKIFNLDITKLKIPKNLRLTIDYPEDLEFAKQLFRKLDKNYTYLDILELLDKNGELLKIIKNIDKKWAENYKKEISENY from the coding sequence ATGAATGTAGATATATTTATTCCAGTTAGGCTAAACAGTACAAGATTACGTAAAAAACATCTTGAAAAAATTGGGGAGATATCAATTATCGAACATCTTGTAAATAGATTAAAAAACGTAAAGAATTTTCGCAAAATAATTGTATGTACAACTAATAACAAATCTGATGACGAATTAGTAGATTTTTTAGAAATGAAAAAAATCACATATTTTAGAGGAGATGAAAAAAACATTTTAAAAAGATTTGTAGATGCTGCAAGGGAATTTGATACAGATATTATTATAGATGTTGAAGGAGATAAATTATTTACTGAACCAGATTTGGTAAATAAAATAATTTTAGAGATGAAATCAAATGAATATGATTTTATCATAGGCAGTAGTTCATCTACTTTTGATGCGAATGATCATTTTATTCATGGAATCATTCCCACAGGAATTCGTGTTTCATGTATTAAAAAAATTGCTTCGTTAGTAAAATCAGAAAAATTTGAAACAGGTTACAAAGAATTTTTTGAAAGCAATTCCACAATTAAGAAAAAGATTTTCAATTTAGACATAACCAAATTGAAAATTCCAAAAAATTTAAGATTAACTATTGATTATCCTGAAGATTTGGAATTTGCAAAACAGTTGTTTAGAAAACTAGATAAAAATTATACATATTTAGATATTTTAGAATTACTAGATAAAAATGGTGAACTATTAAAAATTATAAAAAATATAGATAAAAAATGGGCAGAAAACTACAAGAAGGAAATATCAGAAAACTATTAA
- a CDS encoding sugar phosphate isomerase/epimerase family protein, translating into MTKKPKIGIMQGRLSKSDKGKIQAFPFNTWKQEFKKAWKCGFEVIEWIFDDFGNPILNPDRVLEIKSLCKISNIQINSICADYFMKRKLFYESENNISKNIEILKKIIIQSEKLGISIIEIPLVDSSSLKNNNDKFELKKNIEKIIYLLDETSVNIVLETDLSPHNFRDLLQEINHPKILANYDSGNSTSLGYNSEEELTILKKWIKNVHVKDRKIHGNTVPLGKGDTDFDLFFKSLEKIQYSGDLIIQGARKDEEIFSPEKTCIEYQKFVKGYLNKYYK; encoded by the coding sequence TTGACTAAAAAACCAAAAATTGGTATTATGCAAGGCAGATTATCAAAATCAGACAAAGGAAAAATTCAAGCATTTCCTTTTAATACATGGAAACAAGAATTTAAAAAAGCATGGAAATGTGGTTTTGAGGTAATTGAATGGATTTTTGATGATTTTGGAAATCCTATTCTCAATCCAGACAGGGTTTTAGAAATTAAATCATTATGTAAAATATCAAATATTCAAATTAATTCAATATGTGCAGACTATTTTATGAAAAGAAAGCTATTTTATGAATCGGAAAATAATATCTCTAAAAATATAGAAATTCTCAAAAAAATAATTATTCAATCTGAAAAATTAGGAATTTCAATAATTGAAATTCCTCTAGTTGATTCTTCGTCATTAAAGAATAATAATGACAAATTTGAGTTAAAGAAAAATATTGAAAAAATTATCTATTTATTAGATGAAACAAGTGTCAACATAGTTTTAGAAACAGATTTATCCCCTCATAATTTTCGAGATTTATTACAAGAAATTAATCATCCAAAAATTTTAGCAAATTACGATTCAGGTAATAGTACTTCGTTAGGATATAATTCAGAAGAAGAATTAACCATATTAAAAAAATGGATTAAAAATGTTCATGTAAAGGATCGAAAAATCCATGGAAATACTGTTCCTTTGGGTAAAGGGGATACTGATTTTGATCTTTTCTTTAAATCGTTAGAAAAAATACAATATTCTGGAGATCTGATTATTCAAGGAGCAAGAAAGGATGAGGAGATATTTTCACCAGAAAAAACATGTATTGAATATCAAAAATTTGTTAAAGGATATCTAAATAAGTACTACAAATAA
- a CDS encoding SIS domain-containing protein, with amino-acid sequence MQVDIEESIKSSSEIIRNATKLATKIQSAIEIIISTIEQGHKIVLFGNGGSAADAQHIAAELIGRFKIERRSLPAISLTTDSSILTSLSNDYSFDMIFERQCEGLVLKDDVVIGISTSGNSKNVERGISASKKRGAKTIALLGNNGGIIKNVVDLDITVDSENTSQIQEVHRVIYHIICEHVEKYFEKND; translated from the coding sequence ATGCAAGTGGATATAGAGGAATCAATAAAATCAAGTTCTGAGATAATTAGAAATGCCACAAAATTAGCTACAAAAATTCAATCAGCAATAGAAATAATTATCTCTACAATAGAACAAGGACATAAAATTGTATTATTTGGAAATGGAGGTAGTGCAGCAGATGCACAACATATTGCAGCAGAATTAATTGGTAGATTTAAAATTGAAAGAAGATCTTTACCGGCAATATCCCTAACGACAGATTCATCTATTCTAACATCACTATCAAATGACTATTCTTTTGACATGATTTTTGAAAGACAATGCGAGGGATTAGTTTTGAAAGACGATGTTGTAATTGGGATTTCTACAAGTGGAAATTCCAAAAATGTCGAAAGAGGCATTTCAGCTTCTAAAAAAAGAGGTGCAAAAACAATTGCTCTTTTAGGAAATAATGGAGGAATAATAAAAAATGTTGTAGATTTAGATATCACTGTAGATTCAGAAAATACTTCACAAATTCAAGAGGTTCACAGAGTAATATACCACATAATTTGTGAGCATGTAGAAAAATATTTTGAGAAAAATGATTGA
- a CDS encoding N-acetylneuraminate synthase family protein encodes MVFITAEIGINHNGNLSIAKQLIDIAKQCGCDAVKFQKRTVEKVYSKETLDAPRESPWGTTTREQKYGLEFGKDEYDEIDKYCFLNDIEWYASSWDVDSQKFLRQYDLKHNKVASAMLTNHELLHVIAEEKKDTFISTGMSTIDEIESAVKIFQKYDCPFELQHSNSSYPMKIEEANLKCIETLKQKFNCNVGYSGHEDSAYLVCLVATTLGATSIERHITLSRSMYGSDQSASLELAGLKRMVRDVRSVDKILGDGVKKVWDSEVSAMKKLRVYS; translated from the coding sequence ATGGTTTTCATTACTGCTGAAATAGGAATTAATCACAATGGAAATCTGAGTATAGCAAAACAACTAATTGATATAGCAAAGCAATGTGGATGTGATGCTGTAAAATTTCAAAAAAGAACCGTAGAAAAAGTATATTCAAAAGAAACTTTAGATGCTCCAAGAGAAAGTCCTTGGGGTACAACTACACGAGAACAAAAATATGGATTGGAATTTGGAAAAGATGAATATGATGAAATTGATAAATATTGTTTTCTAAATGATATTGAATGGTACGCATCTTCATGGGATGTAGATAGTCAAAAATTTTTACGACAATATGATCTTAAACATAATAAAGTTGCATCCGCTATGTTGACTAATCATGAACTATTACATGTAATAGCTGAAGAAAAAAAAGATACATTCATTTCTACTGGTATGAGTACTATTGATGAAATAGAATCAGCTGTAAAAATTTTTCAAAAATATGATTGTCCATTTGAATTACAACATAGCAATAGTTCATATCCAATGAAAATAGAAGAAGCAAATCTCAAGTGTATTGAAACATTAAAACAAAAATTTAATTGTAATGTAGGGTATAGTGGACATGAAGATAGTGCATATCTTGTTTGTCTTGTTGCAACCACGTTAGGGGCCACTTCTATTGAAAGACATATCACATTATCTCGATCAATGTATGGAAGCGATCAATCTGCGTCATTAGAACTAGCAGGTTTGAAGAGAATGGTTAGAGATGTGAGATCAGTAGATAAAATTTTAGGTGATGGGGTTAAAAAAGTATGGGACTCGGAAGTTTCTGCAATGAAAAAATTACGAGTATATTCATAA
- a CDS encoding SDR family oxidoreductase has protein sequence MVQIELKNKNCVITGATGGIGKEIAQILARKGCNLFLISTDNKKLFQLESKIKNLNNIKIFTFATDLSNYENLENVVSKIKESFDSVDIVINSAGIFYVDSLIDSSIEKFEKAFNINVRAPFYLSKIFSEDMIAQNWGRIVNIGSSSSYSGFKNGSIYCTTKHAVLGLSRSLHEELKSKNVRCYCISPASTKTEMGKISIEQNFETFLDPIEVAETVVFVLLFDENLVINEIRLNRMKIE, from the coding sequence ATGGTTCAAATAGAATTAAAAAACAAAAATTGCGTAATTACTGGTGCTACTGGGGGAATAGGTAAGGAGATAGCACAAATATTAGCAAGAAAAGGCTGTAATCTTTTTTTAATATCTACAGATAATAAAAAATTATTTCAACTCGAATCAAAAATTAAAAATTTGAATAATATTAAAATTTTCACGTTTGCAACAGATTTATCAAATTATGAAAATCTTGAAAATGTAGTATCCAAAATTAAAGAGAGTTTTGATTCTGTAGACATAGTAATAAATTCTGCAGGTATATTTTATGTAGATTCCTTAATAGATAGTTCAATTGAAAAATTTGAAAAAGCATTCAACATAAACGTGCGTGCACCATTTTATCTCTCAAAGATATTTTCTGAAGACATGATAGCACAAAATTGGGGTCGTATTGTAAACATTGGTTCTTCATCATCATATTCTGGTTTTAAGAATGGTTCAATTTATTGTACAACAAAACATGCAGTTCTTGGTTTATCACGCTCATTACATGAAGAATTAAAGAGTAAAAATGTACGTTGTTATTGTATTTCACCTGCTTCAACAAAAACTGAAATGGGTAAAATTTCCATTGAACAAAATTTTGAAACATTTTTAGATCCAATAGAGGTTGCAGAAACAGTTGTTTTTGTTCTTTTATTTGATGAAAATTTGGTTATAAATGAAATTAGGTTAAATCGAATGAAAATAGAATAA
- a CDS encoding SDR family NAD(P)-dependent oxidoreductase, with protein sequence MKKHNKNNTLKLKKLFKNKIILITGGAGSIGSSLTKTLLDYPIKSIRVFDINEHALFKLSHSLDDSRIEPLFGDILNKDRIELAVLGSDIIIHTAALKNIEITEYNPIETIDVNVNGTINLIKSIIKNKPKIFINISTDKVAESSTLYGATKQLGERLTNWAGPHIHSTKFATIRLGNIIETRGNVFEVWNEQIENKQPLTITDPKMKRYFFHMDEAVSFILQCMLQVNKGEIFVPKMELYTITDLASKISKNHKIIGPRQGEKLQEILITEEEKKISKEKENMWIIQNYS encoded by the coding sequence TTGAAAAAACACAACAAAAATAATACACTTAAATTAAAAAAATTATTCAAAAATAAAATAATTCTGATTACTGGTGGTGCAGGAAGTATTGGTTCTTCATTGACAAAGACTTTATTGGATTATCCTATTAAATCAATTCGAGTTTTTGATATCAACGAACATGCTTTATTCAAACTTAGTCATTCTTTAGATGATTCACGAATAGAACCACTCTTTGGTGATATTCTAAACAAAGATCGAATTGAGTTGGCAGTGTTAGGATCTGATATTATTATTCATACTGCAGCATTAAAAAATATTGAAATTACTGAATACAATCCAATTGAAACAATTGATGTAAATGTCAATGGTACTATAAATCTAATAAAATCTATCATCAAAAATAAACCAAAAATTTTTATCAATATCAGTACCGATAAAGTGGCTGAATCTTCTACTCTATATGGAGCAACAAAACAACTGGGTGAAAGATTAACAAATTGGGCAGGACCTCATATTCATTCAACTAAATTTGCAACAATAAGACTAGGAAATATCATTGAAACTAGAGGAAATGTTTTTGAAGTTTGGAATGAACAAATTGAAAATAAACAACCATTAACAATTACAGATCCTAAAATGAAAAGATATTTCTTCCACATGGATGAAGCCGTAAGTTTTATTTTACAATGTATGCTACAGGTAAATAAGGGGGAAATTTTTGTTCCAAAAATGGAATTATATACAATTACAGATTTAGCATCAAAAATTTCTAAAAATCATAAAATTATTGGTCCTAGACAAGGTGAAAAACTACAAGAAATTCTAATCACCGAAGAAGAAAAAAAAATTTCTAAAGAGAAAGAAAATATGTGGATAATCCAAAATTATTCTTAG
- a CDS encoding SDR family oxidoreductase: MKNLKIIVTGSEGLLGTEISRYLEQKNQILKLDLILGHDLNNESFVRKWFMDNKADCLVNCFALNDHVEERKERGTFYDVTLESFNRFLQVNLTTLFSVCREFARNNKKGSIINFSATTGIVSARPDLYNGGHKHPAYSISKAGVINLTKFLATHLAPNIRVNAIAPGGVEFDQDQIFVSKYSALTPMKRMMKKNELNELVEFLCNSGSSYMTGSTIIIDGGWTSW, translated from the coding sequence ATGAAAAACTTGAAAATTATTGTAACTGGTTCTGAAGGATTATTAGGGACTGAGATTTCTCGATATCTTGAACAAAAAAATCAGATTCTAAAATTGGATTTGATTTTAGGCCACGATCTAAACAATGAGAGTTTTGTAAGAAAATGGTTTATGGATAACAAGGCAGATTGTTTGGTAAATTGTTTTGCATTAAATGATCATGTTGAAGAAAGAAAAGAGAGAGGCACTTTTTATGATGTCACTTTAGAATCGTTCAATAGATTTCTACAAGTTAATTTAACTACACTTTTTTCTGTATGTAGAGAATTTGCTAGAAATAATAAAAAAGGTTCAATCATTAATTTTTCTGCAACTACAGGAATTGTTTCTGCAAGACCAGATTTGTATAATGGAGGTCACAAACATCCTGCATATAGTATTTCAAAAGCAGGAGTGATAAATCTCACCAAATTTCTTGCAACACATTTAGCACCAAACATCAGAGTCAATGCAATAGCTCCAGGAGGAGTAGAATTTGATCAGGATCAAATTTTTGTGAGCAAATATTCAGCTTTGACACCTATGAAACGTATGATGAAAAAAAATGAACTCAATGAACTTGTGGAATTCTTATGTAATTCAGGTTCATCTTATATGACAGGCTCAACAATTATCATTGATGGAGGATGGACATCATGGTAA
- a CDS encoding NAD-dependent epimerase/dehydratase family protein produces the protein MTNILLLGGTGFIGKSLLQQLEKKNSVKIMIHNSNLQTNAEKFKGNILKKDSFFNEIRENETIINLSGQLTANESDYINTNILGGLNLLDSCIGKKTSQIILISTINVYGENLQQPSKENDPLKPKTTYGVIKMITEQMYEYFSKMYGVNITILRLADIYGPSKNNGFLSKIIKSIKEKTIVPVCYNQGKQQRDMLYIDDAIDCILKTINYKRDGFNIFNVSSGKRYSINELISFIEKISKTKITAKYSLEIPDENCIWADNRKAKKLLKFEPKIDIETGLKSTINQFFN, from the coding sequence ATGACAAATATTTTACTTTTGGGAGGAACTGGATTCATTGGAAAATCCTTACTGCAACAACTAGAAAAAAAAAATTCTGTGAAAATAATGATTCATAATTCCAATTTACAAACTAATGCTGAAAAATTCAAGGGAAATATTTTGAAAAAAGATTCTTTTTTCAATGAAATACGTGAAAATGAAACAATAATTAATCTATCTGGACAACTGACTGCAAATGAATCTGATTATATCAACACAAATATACTTGGAGGATTAAATTTACTAGATTCTTGTATTGGAAAAAAAACAAGCCAAATAATTTTAATTTCCACTATTAATGTATATGGAGAAAATTTGCAACAACCATCAAAAGAAAATGATCCATTAAAACCAAAAACGACATATGGTGTTATAAAAATGATCACTGAACAAATGTATGAATATTTTTCAAAAATGTATGGAGTTAATATTACAATTTTACGTCTTGCAGACATTTATGGTCCAAGTAAAAACAATGGATTTCTATCTAAGATCATTAAATCGATAAAAGAAAAAACCATAGTTCCTGTTTGCTATAATCAAGGAAAACAACAACGTGATATGCTTTATATCGATGATGCGATTGATTGTATCCTAAAAACAATTAATTACAAACGTGATGGATTTAATATTTTTAATGTTTCTTCTGGAAAACGATATTCAATAAATGAATTGATTTCATTTATTGAAAAAATTTCTAAAACAAAAATTACTGCAAAATATAGTTTAGAAATACCTGATGAAAATTGTATTTGGGCTGATAACAGAAAAGCAAAAAAACTCTTAAAATTCGAACCCAAAATTGACATTGAGACTGGATTAAAATCCACAATTAATCAATTTTTTAATTAA
- a CDS encoding radical SAM/SPASM domain-containing protein: MQSSKLYTTDGKVKWFSNENDVNEKLISILGEKFEKYREKWNAVNRFELETNFPLFLQIETNQICNLQCPSCPIGTPEAHKKYITTEKMPSEIFERIILEGEKYECPSVEPQGTNEPLLDNNLEKQIKFASKHGFIDIMLNTNATLLSESRARSMLKSGITRFRFSLDAATKETYEKVRLGAKYDITMKNIENFLKIKKEERCELPVVGVNFVKQKTNEHEEKKFIETWIDRVDFIVIQEFQTPDVDHDYSDFLPTESDYREKLMNDFRCQQPWQRILIRSTGEVCPCCAFFSTELSLGNIKNKTIYELWNGQEMKYLRQLHKNGIWSENSWCKKCVNGMCGNFDSSELLNIKTNS, translated from the coding sequence ATGCAATCATCAAAACTTTACACTACAGATGGAAAAGTCAAATGGTTTTCTAATGAAAATGATGTTAATGAAAAACTTATCTCTATTTTGGGAGAAAAATTTGAAAAATATCGTGAAAAATGGAATGCAGTGAATAGATTTGAATTAGAAACTAATTTTCCATTATTTTTACAAATTGAAACAAATCAAATTTGTAATCTTCAATGCCCATCATGTCCAATAGGAACACCTGAGGCTCATAAAAAATATATTACAACTGAAAAAATGCCCTCAGAAATATTTGAAAGAATTATTCTAGAAGGTGAAAAATATGAATGTCCATCAGTAGAACCACAAGGAACCAATGAACCATTATTAGACAATAATCTAGAAAAACAAATTAAATTTGCATCAAAACACGGATTTATAGATATTATGTTGAATACAAATGCAACGTTACTTTCAGAATCACGAGCACGTAGTATGTTGAAATCGGGAATTACTCGATTTCGTTTTAGTCTCGATGCTGCTACAAAAGAAACTTATGAAAAAGTAAGATTGGGAGCAAAATATGATATCACTATGAAAAATATTGAAAATTTTCTAAAAATTAAAAAAGAAGAACGATGTGAACTTCCAGTTGTTGGAGTAAATTTTGTAAAACAAAAAACCAACGAACATGAAGAAAAGAAATTCATTGAGACATGGATAGATAGAGTGGATTTTATTGTAATTCAAGAATTTCAAACACCGGATGTAGATCATGATTATAGTGATTTTTTACCAACAGAATCAGATTATAGAGAAAAATTAATGAATGATTTTCGTTGTCAACAACCTTGGCAAAGAATACTCATTAGAAGTACTGGAGAGGTATGTCCGTGTTGTGCTTTTTTTAGTACGGAATTATCTCTTGGAAATATAAAAAATAAAACGATTTATGAGTTATGGAATGGGCAAGAAATGAAATATTTGCGACAATTACACAAAAATGGAATTTGGTCTGAAAACTCATGGTGTAAGAAATGTGTGAATGGTATGTGTGGTAATTTTGATTCATCTGAACTTCTAAATATTAAAACAAATTCATAG
- a CDS encoding Gfo/Idh/MocA family protein has translation MNNKIKIGIIGCSTIAKASTIPAILKSTNANLEFIGSTSERKAKEYSLEFGVKKFGSYEDVLNDPSIDVVYISTPIGTHEEWVLKAANARKHILCEKSSTTSYSSAKKMIDVCTKNNVRIMEGFMFRFHPSHKKVREIIKKGDLGKLFTFYGMYGFPPIEKDNIRYDKSLGGGILNDAGCYPICASRILFESEPIGIFCRLSLDKEFQVDTKASIMMNFTQERSSQSVLGYDLFYQSVYSLWGNKGFLNLSRAYNVPPDMPVSLNIKTNDFEKKLSIEPVDHFELMIDSFVRELRVPDTSSFSFEKDLLNQARVMEAARISHQEKRYVEINEIQ, from the coding sequence ATGAATAATAAAATAAAGATAGGAATTATTGGTTGCTCTACCATAGCAAAAGCATCTACAATTCCTGCCATATTAAAATCAACAAATGCTAATTTAGAATTTATTGGTAGTACTTCTGAAAGAAAGGCAAAAGAATATTCTTTAGAGTTCGGTGTTAAAAAATTTGGCTCATATGAAGATGTTTTAAATGATCCAAGTATTGATGTTGTTTACATATCAACTCCTATTGGAACACATGAAGAGTGGGTTCTAAAAGCAGCAAATGCTAGAAAACATATTTTATGTGAGAAATCATCTACAACATCTTATTCATCAGCAAAAAAAATGATTGATGTATGTACCAAAAATAATGTTAGGATAATGGAAGGTTTTATGTTCAGATTTCATCCATCACATAAAAAAGTTAGAGAGATCATCAAAAAAGGGGATTTGGGAAAATTGTTTACATTTTATGGAATGTATGGATTTCCACCAATTGAAAAAGATAATATCAGATATGATAAATCACTTGGAGGAGGAATACTAAATGATGCAGGGTGTTATCCAATTTGTGCTTCAAGAATATTATTTGAGTCAGAACCTATAGGAATTTTTTGCAGACTTTCACTTGATAAAGAATTTCAAGTTGACACAAAAGCATCAATTATGATGAATTTTACTCAAGAACGAAGTTCTCAAAGTGTTCTTGGATACGATCTTTTTTATCAGTCAGTATATTCACTATGGGGAAATAAGGGTTTTCTAAATTTATCAAGAGCATATAATGTCCCACCTGACATGCCAGTCAGTTTAAATATTAAAACTAATGATTTTGAGAAAAAACTGTCTATTGAACCGGTTGATCATTTTGAGCTTATGATAGATTCTTTTGTAAGAGAATTAAGAGTTCCAGATACTTCCTCATTTAGTTTTGAAAAGGATTTACTTAATCAAGCTAGAGTAATGGAGGCAGCAAGAATATCACATCAAGAAAAAAGGTATGTAGAAATTAATGAAATTCAATGA